The following are from one region of the Populus trichocarpa isolate Nisqually-1 chromosome 8, P.trichocarpa_v4.1, whole genome shotgun sequence genome:
- the LOC7486911 gene encoding protein trichome birefringence-like 36, translated as MARPKPDQFLLALLFFFISTSLCFCHGMPWQVFQEDDGMSWLNEEDNEVDIVQTRHDPSRSCNFESGKWVYDQSYPLYDSNCPYLSTAVTCQKNGRPDSDYEKWRWQPHGCSIPRFDALKFLGKMRRKRIMLVGDSIMRNQWESLVCLVQGVIPTGHKKVTYNGPSMAFHSLDFETSIEFTWAPLLVELKKEAGNKRILHLDLIEENARYWRNVDVLVFDSAHWWTHSDQWSSWDYYMEKQTLFQSMNPMVAYQKGLTTWARWIDLNLDPRKTRVIFRSISPRHNRENGWKCYNQRQPLAFSSHQHVPESFVVLKEVLRKMSFPVYLQDITAMSALRRDGHPSVYRRAISQQARQHPSGFSSDCSHWCLPGVPDIWNEMLSALL; from the exons ATGGCTAGACCAAAGCCTGATCAGTTTCTTCTGGCTCTCTTGTTCTTCTTTATCAGTACCTCTCTATGTTTTTGTCATGGCATGCCATGGCAGGTTTTTCAAGAGGATGATGGCATGTCATGGCTCAATGAGGAGGACAATGAAGTTGACATAGTTCAAACTAGGCATGATCCATCAAGGAGCTGTAACTTTGAATCGGGCAAATGGGTTTATGACCAATCCTATCCTCTCTATGATTCTAACTGCCCCTATCTTAGTACTGCAGTCACTTGTCAAAAAAATGGAAGGCCTGATTCAGACTATGAGAAGTGGCGATGGCAACCTCATGGTTGCTCAATTCCAAG GTTCGATGCACTTAAGTTTCTTGGCAAAATGAGAAGGAAGAGAATAATGTTGGTAGGTGATTCTATCATGAGGAACCAATGGGAATCTCTTGTCTGCTTAGTACAAGGAGTAATTCCAACTGGGCATAAGAAGGTGACTTATAATGGCCCTTCCATGGCCTTCCATTCTTTG GATTTTGAGACATCAATAGAGTTTACTTGGGCTCCACTGCTTGTGGAATTGAAGAAAGAGGCTGGAAACAAGAGAATCTTGCATTTGGATTTGATAGAAGAGAATGCAAGATATTGGAGAAATGTTGATGTTCTGGTGTTTGATTCAGCTCACTGGTGGACTCACTCCGATCAATGGAGCTC GTGGGACTACTACATGGAGAAACAGACTCTCTTCCAAAGTATGAATCCGATGGTTGCTTATCAGAAAGGACTCACTACATGGGCAAGATGGATAGACTTAAATCTTGATCCTCGAAAAACCAGAGTCATTTTTAGAAGCATATCACCCAGGCATAACCG ggaaaatggTTGGAAATGCTATAACCAAAGGCAGCCTTTAGCATTTTCCAGTCACCAGCATGTCCCTGAATCCTTCGTAGTACTGAAAGAGGTgttgagaaaaatgagtttccCTGTGTATTTGCAAGATATCACAGCTATGTCAGCTCTACGTAGAGACGGGCACCCTTCTGTCTATAGAAGGGCAATAAGCCAACAAGCGAGACAACACCCCAGCGGCTTTTCTTCTGACTGTAGCCATTGGTGCCTTCCTGGGGTACCTGATATCTGGAATGAGATGTTAAGTGCACTGCTGTAA
- the LOC7490897 gene encoding ACT domain-containing protein ACR12 isoform X2 translates to MALSNSILCSSSSSLSQIHYGYRDFNNSPQVFSPPERSSLAFSPIRNRFSELGNGMIGLSKKKNNEHASANDLNASASSTSLDADGVPIPVVLIDQDSDSESTIVQLSFGDRLGALIDTMNALKDLGLDVAKGTVLTEGPVKQTKFFITRLDSGRKVEDPDMLERIRLTIINNLLKYHPESSERLAMGEAFGIKAPEKKLDVDITTHVHVKEDGPKRSLLCVETADRPGLLVEIIKIIADVNIDVESAEIDTEGLVAKDKFHVSYGGAALNSSLSQVLVNCLRYYLRRPETDTESY, encoded by the exons ATGGCCCTCTCTAACAGTATTCtctgctcttcttcttcttcactctcTCAAATTCACTACGGATATAGGGATTTCAATAACTCTCCTCAAGTCTTTTCTCCGCCTGAACGGTCCTCTCTCGCTTTCTCTCCGATTCGTAACAGGTTTTCCGAGCTCGGAAATGGAATGATCGGTCTCTCCAAGAAAAA GAACAATGAACATGCTTCCGCCAATGATCTGAATGCATCAGCAAGTTCAACCTCATTG GATGCTGATGGTGTTCCCATTCCAGTCGTTCTGATAGATCAAGATTCAGATTCTGAATCAACAATCGTACAACTTAGCTTTGGAGATCGTCTTGGAGCTCTTATTGATACT ATGAATGCCCTGAAAGATTTGGGGTTGGATGTGGCAAAGGGAACTGTTCTCACTGAAGGACCAGTCAAACAAACTAAGTTTTTCATTACACGATT AGACTCTGGTCGCAAGGTTGAAGATCCCGATATGCTAGAGAGAATTCGACTTACCATCATCAACAATCTTTTGAAGTACCATCCA GAATCTAGTGAGAGACTTGCTATGGGTGAGGCTTTTGGAATAAAAGCTCCAGAGAAAAAG CTTGATGTTGATATTACAACTCATGTTCATGTCAAAGAAGATGGGCCTAAGAGGAG cttGCTTTGCGTCGAGACAGCAGATCGACCCGGATTGCTTGtagaaatcatcaaaatcattgcTGATGTTAATATTGATGTTGAATCCGCAGAGATCGATACagag GGATTAGTTGCCAAAGACAAATTCCATGTCAGCTACGGAGGGGCAGCATTGAACAGTTCCTTGTCACAG GTGCTGGTGAACTGTTTGCGTTACTACCTTCGGAGGCCGGAAACAGATACTGAAAGCTATTAG
- the LOC7486910 gene encoding germin-like protein subfamily 3 member 2: MSLTVTVLFAVLLHGCVTLASDPDPVRDFCIANTDSATNIPCKNSSDATVEDFIFSGIKSHGKFSKTGLASIPVNVNNFPCLNTLGVSLVRADFEAGGVNVPHFHPRATEVAYVLEGKIYSGFVDTQNRVFAKVLEKGEVMVFPRGLVHFQMNVGDKPATILGSFNSENPGLMRIPTAVFGCGIKEELLEKAFGLSVKDISKVRKNLHLC; this comes from the coding sequence ATGTCCTTAACGGTGACAGTCTTATTTGCCGTTCTTCTTCATGGCTGTGTCACCTTGGCTTCTGACCCCGATCCCGTCCGTGACTTCTGCATAGCCAATACAGATTCCGCAACCAACATCCCATGCAAGAATTCATCAGATGCCACTGTAGAGGATTTCATATTTTCTGGGATTAAATCTCATGGGAAATTCAGCAAAACCGGGCTAGCATCCATCCCTGTCAATGTGAATAACTTCCCATGCCTAAACACTCTAGGTGTGTCGCTTGTTCGTGCAGATTTTGAAGCTGGTGGTGTCAACGTGCCTCATTTCCATCCAAGAGCAACAGAGGTTGCATATGTGCTTGAGGGGAAAATTTATTCAGGGTTCGTCGATACACAGAACAGAGTTTTTGCTAAGGTGCTTGAAAAAGGTGAAGTCATGGTGTTTCCAAGGGGGCTAGTTCACTTCCAAATGAATGTTGGAGATAAACCAGCAACTATCCTGGGCAGTTTTAATAGCGAAAATCCAGGATTGATGAGGATTCCAACTGCAGTTTTCGGATGTGGAATCAAGGAAGAGCTTTTGGAGAAGGCTTTTGGTTTGAGTGTTAAGGACATCTCCAAGGTGAGGAAAAACTTACATTTGTGTTAG
- the LOC7490897 gene encoding ACT domain-containing protein ACR12 isoform X1 produces MALSNSILCSSSSSLSQIHYGYRDFNNSPQVFSPPERSSLAFSPIRNRFSELGNGMIGLSKKKNNEHASANDLNASASSTSLKPEQDADGVPIPVVLIDQDSDSESTIVQLSFGDRLGALIDTMNALKDLGLDVAKGTVLTEGPVKQTKFFITRLDSGRKVEDPDMLERIRLTIINNLLKYHPESSERLAMGEAFGIKAPEKKLDVDITTHVHVKEDGPKRSLLCVETADRPGLLVEIIKIIADVNIDVESAEIDTEGLVAKDKFHVSYGGAALNSSLSQVLVNCLRYYLRRPETDTESY; encoded by the exons ATGGCCCTCTCTAACAGTATTCtctgctcttcttcttcttcactctcTCAAATTCACTACGGATATAGGGATTTCAATAACTCTCCTCAAGTCTTTTCTCCGCCTGAACGGTCCTCTCTCGCTTTCTCTCCGATTCGTAACAGGTTTTCCGAGCTCGGAAATGGAATGATCGGTCTCTCCAAGAAAAA GAACAATGAACATGCTTCCGCCAATGATCTGAATGCATCAGCAAGTTCAACCTCATTG AAACCTGAACAGGATGCTGATGGTGTTCCCATTCCAGTCGTTCTGATAGATCAAGATTCAGATTCTGAATCAACAATCGTACAACTTAGCTTTGGAGATCGTCTTGGAGCTCTTATTGATACT ATGAATGCCCTGAAAGATTTGGGGTTGGATGTGGCAAAGGGAACTGTTCTCACTGAAGGACCAGTCAAACAAACTAAGTTTTTCATTACACGATT AGACTCTGGTCGCAAGGTTGAAGATCCCGATATGCTAGAGAGAATTCGACTTACCATCATCAACAATCTTTTGAAGTACCATCCA GAATCTAGTGAGAGACTTGCTATGGGTGAGGCTTTTGGAATAAAAGCTCCAGAGAAAAAG CTTGATGTTGATATTACAACTCATGTTCATGTCAAAGAAGATGGGCCTAAGAGGAG cttGCTTTGCGTCGAGACAGCAGATCGACCCGGATTGCTTGtagaaatcatcaaaatcattgcTGATGTTAATATTGATGTTGAATCCGCAGAGATCGATACagag GGATTAGTTGCCAAAGACAAATTCCATGTCAGCTACGGAGGGGCAGCATTGAACAGTTCCTTGTCACAG GTGCTGGTGAACTGTTTGCGTTACTACCTTCGGAGGCCGGAAACAGATACTGAAAGCTATTAG